One stretch of Chryseobacterium indologenes DNA includes these proteins:
- the lpdA gene encoding dihydrolipoyl dehydrogenase codes for MENYDVAVIGSGPGGYVAAIRSAQLGYKTVIIEKYETLGGTCTNVGCIPTKALLDSTHHYAEAYHKFKEHGIQLDKIELDFSQMYKRKSEVVAKNTSGLDFLMSKNKITRLTGKAGFINDTRIKIVNGTDSKEITAQNYIIATGSKPSTIPGVEIDKNRIITSTEALSLKEKPKSMIIIGGGVIGVEMASIFNRIGTQVTILEYADHLIAGMDHELGKSLQKILKKEGVDIRLGQSVFKTESSDAAAKVFFRDKNGTENELEAEYILVAVGRSPYVKGLGLENTNVKLDNRGFIKVNEYNQTSVSNIYAIGDVIGGAMLAHKAEEEGVLVAESINGQKHHIHYDRIPSVVYTWPEVASVGHTEEYLKKNNIAYHVGKFPFSASARARASMDTDGFAKVLVDPKYGEVLGVHVIGARAADLIAQGVIAQEYEVTAEDMFRISYAHPTYSEALKEAYLMASGQGSINI; via the coding sequence ATGGAAAACTATGACGTTGCTGTAATTGGCTCAGGACCAGGTGGGTATGTTGCAGCGATAAGAAGCGCCCAATTAGGTTATAAAACAGTGATTATCGAAAAATATGAAACATTGGGAGGAACCTGTACCAATGTAGGCTGTATCCCAACAAAAGCACTGCTGGATAGCACACATCATTATGCTGAGGCCTACCATAAGTTTAAAGAACACGGAATTCAACTTGATAAGATTGAGCTTGATTTTTCACAGATGTACAAAAGGAAATCTGAAGTAGTAGCTAAAAATACGAGCGGGCTGGACTTCTTAATGAGTAAGAACAAAATTACCCGCCTGACAGGTAAAGCAGGTTTTATTAATGATACAAGGATTAAGATCGTTAATGGAACAGATTCGAAAGAGATCACCGCCCAAAATTATATCATTGCAACAGGTTCAAAACCCTCAACGATTCCGGGAGTTGAAATTGATAAAAATAGAATTATTACTTCCACAGAGGCTTTATCCCTGAAAGAAAAGCCGAAATCTATGATTATCATCGGCGGGGGAGTCATAGGAGTAGAAATGGCTTCTATCTTTAATAGGATTGGAACTCAGGTCACTATTCTTGAATATGCAGATCATCTGATTGCTGGTATGGATCATGAATTAGGAAAAAGCCTTCAGAAAATTCTTAAAAAAGAAGGTGTTGATATCCGTTTGGGACAGTCAGTCTTTAAAACCGAAAGTTCAGATGCTGCAGCCAAAGTTTTTTTTAGAGATAAAAACGGAACAGAAAATGAATTGGAAGCAGAGTATATTCTGGTTGCTGTGGGAAGAAGTCCCTATGTAAAAGGCTTAGGACTAGAAAATACCAATGTAAAACTGGATAACCGTGGATTTATTAAAGTGAATGAATACAATCAAACCTCCGTTTCCAATATCTATGCGATAGGAGATGTAATTGGTGGAGCAATGCTTGCTCATAAAGCGGAAGAAGAAGGTGTTTTGGTAGCGGAAAGCATTAATGGGCAAAAACACCATATCCATTATGATAGAATTCCGTCTGTTGTATATACTTGGCCGGAAGTAGCCTCTGTAGGACACACTGAAGAATATCTTAAAAAGAATAATATAGCATACCATGTGGGGAAATTTCCGTTTTCTGCCAGTGCAAGAGCCAGAGCATCTATGGATACAGATGGATTTGCGAAAGTTTTAGTTGATCCAAAATATGGCGAGGTACTTGGGGTACACGTTATTGGAGCAAGAGCCGCAGATCTGATTGCTCAGGGAGTTATTGCACAGGAATATGAGGTAACAGCAGAAGATATGTTCCGTATTTCCTATGCGCACCCTACTTATTCGGAAGCTTTGAAAGAAGCTTACCTTATGGCATCCGGACAAGGATCAATTAACATCTGA
- the def gene encoding peptide deformylase, protein MNLPIVAYGNRILKQKCISINENSQEIQNLIINMWETMENSNGCGLASPQVNKPLQLFIVDSQITFENLDTEGQLLYFEKNDKGIREAFINAKIIDSSEETWEDYEGCLSIPGLSQKVKRPWEITIEYLDQNFIKHTKNFAGLTARIIQHEYDHTQGVLYIDHLKPLTKKMIESKLKNIVQGNIKTGYPMKFL, encoded by the coding sequence ATGAATTTACCGATTGTAGCTTACGGGAATCGCATTTTAAAACAGAAATGCATCTCAATTAACGAAAACAGTCAGGAAATACAAAACCTGATCATCAATATGTGGGAAACCATGGAAAATTCCAACGGTTGTGGTCTTGCTTCCCCTCAGGTTAATAAACCTTTGCAACTATTTATCGTTGACAGCCAGATTACTTTTGAAAATCTTGATACGGAAGGTCAGCTTCTCTATTTTGAAAAGAATGATAAAGGAATCAGAGAAGCTTTTATCAATGCAAAGATCATCGATTCTTCTGAAGAAACCTGGGAAGATTATGAAGGCTGTCTAAGTATTCCCGGTCTGTCTCAAAAGGTGAAAAGACCATGGGAGATTACCATTGAGTACCTCGATCAGAATTTCATCAAACATACTAAAAACTTCGCAGGGTTAACTGCTAGGATTATTCAACATGAATACGATCATACACAGGGAGTTTTATATATTGATCATTTAAAACCATTAACCAAAAAAATGATAGAATCGAAATTGAAAAATATTGTCCAGGGAAATATCAAGACCGGATATCCTATGAAGTTTTTATAA
- a CDS encoding Crp/Fnr family transcriptional regulator: MGYIREYYEQIVKLQESEWEFIAGYFRRKVYAKNEIITQQGNTENFLSFIETGLVRFYIPDDEYGYTFSFSFEKEFTCAYDSFLTQTPSEYEMQALTETVVWQISFDDLQKIYCQTSVGNHLGRFASEKLFLAKSKRELSLLKLTAKERYLKLFTEQPELLQRVPLKYIASYIGITPQALSRIRRQIN, encoded by the coding sequence ATGGGTTACATCAGAGAATATTACGAACAAATTGTCAAACTGCAGGAATCTGAATGGGAATTTATTGCAGGATATTTCCGTAGAAAAGTATATGCTAAAAATGAGATTATCACCCAACAGGGTAATACTGAAAACTTCCTGTCTTTTATAGAAACCGGTTTGGTGAGGTTTTATATTCCTGATGACGAATATGGATATACTTTCAGCTTCAGTTTTGAAAAGGAATTTACCTGTGCTTATGATTCTTTTCTTACTCAAACACCTTCTGAATATGAGATGCAGGCATTAACAGAAACTGTGGTATGGCAGATTTCTTTTGATGATTTACAGAAAATTTACTGCCAAACCAGCGTTGGTAATCATTTGGGACGTTTTGCTTCTGAGAAGCTATTCCTGGCCAAAAGCAAAAGAGAACTTTCTTTATTGAAACTTACCGCTAAAGAAAGATATTTAAAACTGTTCACAGAACAGCCAGAATTGCTACAGCGCGTTCCTTTGAAATATATTGCTTCTTATATTGGAATTACTCCACAGGCTTTAAGCAGAATCCGCAGACAGATTAATTAA
- a CDS encoding phosphoenolpyruvate carboxylase codes for MRHDQRAEKFRQIVENKFQIYNSLFMSLPYDKMTNIGMLLPFLYEESRTGYEAGKTPEEIVEEFFKNHTDLQTEEQKLELLFKIIQYIERQVVLFDSIEDAAFPNLHSESDSGTVTNLFERSFQDHKIEKVREKLKDFSVKVVFTAHPTQFYPSSVQRIIQDLRGAITSDSVTQIDMLLQQLGKTPFVNKEKPTPIDEALSIISYLRYVYYDTIGELFTKIKKTFGNGHFHLHEDIIQLGFWPGGDRDGNPFVTANVTKRVAEELRSAILKSYYSHLKFIRRRLSFRGVSEVLTALSEELYAAIFDGKTITAEAILKKTDEAEKILVNEHNALFLDLLLNFRDRVKIFGTHFATLDIRQDSRIHQKVIDDVFAKVYGNEEADYEQKFNTLIQTSNLVNADNFEDIVKDTLLTVSQVSEIQNLNGLRGMNRYIISNSDAVKDVMNVYAFFKICGYKDEDINMDIVPLFETMEGLDNAERVMNELYQNSVYKKHLERRGNQQTIMLGFSDGTKDGGYLKANWEIYKAKEVLTKLSEQNNIKVIFFDGRGGPPARGGGKTHDFYASQGKTIANNKIELTIQGQTITSIFGNKEQAQYNFEQLLTAGVENDVFKNAKKDLTDDERALIIELANISYQKYSDLKAHPMFVPYLQEMSTLEYYGKTNIGSRPSKRGNGSELKFEDLRAIPFVGSWSQLKQNVPGFFGFGYAMQKMKEQGRFEEVKELYKGSDFFKTLVLNSMMSMNKSYFPLTYYIKNNPKFGAFWNILFSEYELSKDIMLELTGFKMLQEEDPLSRKSVKIREKIVLPLLSIQQYALIKIQKGEGNKEAYEKLVTRSLFGNINASRNSA; via the coding sequence ATGAGACACGACCAACGCGCAGAAAAATTCAGGCAGATCGTGGAGAATAAATTCCAGATCTACAATTCATTATTTATGAGCCTGCCCTATGATAAAATGACTAATATTGGGATGCTGCTTCCTTTTCTTTATGAGGAAAGCAGAACCGGCTATGAAGCAGGAAAAACACCCGAAGAAATTGTTGAAGAATTTTTTAAAAATCATACGGACCTACAAACCGAAGAGCAGAAATTAGAATTGCTTTTTAAGATTATCCAATACATAGAAAGACAGGTGGTTTTATTTGACAGTATAGAAGATGCTGCATTTCCAAACCTGCATTCCGAAAGTGATAGCGGAACCGTTACCAATCTTTTTGAACGCTCTTTCCAGGATCATAAAATTGAAAAAGTACGTGAAAAACTAAAAGACTTCAGCGTAAAGGTTGTGTTTACAGCGCATCCCACTCAGTTTTATCCTAGTTCAGTGCAAAGAATTATTCAGGATCTGAGAGGAGCCATTACCAGTGATTCCGTTACACAGATTGATATGCTTTTGCAGCAATTAGGAAAAACTCCATTTGTGAACAAAGAGAAACCAACGCCTATTGATGAAGCGCTGAGTATTATCTCCTATCTGAGATATGTATATTACGATACCATTGGTGAATTGTTTACCAAGATTAAAAAGACTTTTGGAAACGGGCATTTTCATTTGCATGAAGATATTATACAACTGGGTTTCTGGCCGGGTGGAGACCGTGACGGAAATCCTTTTGTGACAGCAAATGTTACCAAAAGAGTAGCCGAAGAGCTTCGTTCAGCGATTCTGAAGTCTTATTACAGTCATTTGAAGTTTATCAGAAGAAGATTAAGCTTCAGAGGGGTTTCTGAAGTATTGACCGCTCTGAGCGAAGAGTTATATGCTGCTATTTTCGACGGAAAAACAATTACGGCAGAAGCTATTTTAAAGAAAACGGATGAAGCTGAAAAGATATTAGTTAACGAACACAATGCTTTGTTTCTGGATCTTTTGTTGAATTTCAGAGATCGGGTTAAGATTTTCGGGACTCATTTTGCAACGTTGGATATCCGCCAGGACAGCAGGATTCACCAGAAGGTAATTGATGACGTTTTTGCAAAAGTGTATGGAAATGAAGAGGCTGATTACGAACAGAAATTCAATACATTGATTCAGACTTCAAATCTAGTCAATGCAGATAATTTTGAAGACATTGTAAAAGATACATTATTAACAGTATCTCAGGTATCTGAAATTCAGAATCTGAATGGACTGAGAGGAATGAACCGTTATATCATCTCTAATTCTGATGCGGTGAAAGATGTGATGAATGTTTATGCCTTCTTTAAGATTTGCGGATATAAAGATGAAGATATCAATATGGATATTGTGCCACTTTTTGAAACCATGGAAGGACTTGATAATGCTGAACGTGTGATGAATGAGCTGTATCAGAATTCTGTGTATAAAAAACATCTTGAAAGAAGAGGAAATCAGCAGACCATTATGCTAGGCTTCTCTGATGGAACCAAAGATGGTGGCTATTTAAAAGCCAACTGGGAAATTTATAAAGCTAAAGAAGTTCTGACAAAACTTTCAGAACAGAATAATATCAAAGTTATATTTTTTGACGGTAGAGGCGGACCTCCTGCAAGAGGTGGGGGGAAAACCCACGATTTCTATGCCTCACAGGGAAAAACAATTGCCAACAATAAAATTGAACTGACGATTCAGGGGCAGACCATTACAAGTATTTTTGGAAATAAAGAGCAGGCACAGTACAATTTTGAACAGCTTTTAACTGCCGGAGTAGAAAATGATGTATTTAAAAACGCTAAAAAAGACCTTACCGACGATGAAAGAGCGTTGATTATTGAGCTGGCAAATATCAGTTATCAGAAATATTCAGATCTGAAAGCACATCCGATGTTTGTTCCTTATCTTCAGGAAATGAGTACACTGGAATATTATGGAAAAACCAATATCGGAAGCCGTCCGTCTAAAAGAGGAAACGGAAGTGAACTGAAGTTTGAAGACCTAAGAGCCATCCCTTTTGTAGGATCATGGTCACAATTGAAACAGAATGTTCCCGGATTTTTTGGCTTTGGCTATGCTATGCAGAAGATGAAGGAGCAGGGAAGGTTTGAAGAAGTAAAAGAATTGTATAAAGGTTCGGATTTCTTTAAGACCTTGGTATTGAACTCAATGATGAGCATGAATAAGTCTTACTTCCCATTAACGTATTACATCAAAAATAATCCTAAGTTTGGAGCTTTCTGGAATATTCTTTTCAGTGAATATGAGCTTTCAAAAGATATTATGCTGGAGCTAACGGGCTTTAAAATGCTTCAGGAAGAAGATCCGTTATCTAGAAAATCTGTGAAAATCCGTGAGAAGATTGTTCTTCCATTGCTAAGCATACAACAATATGCATTGATTAAAATTCAGAAGGGAGAAGGGAATAAAGAAGCTTATGAAAAATTAGTGACAAGGTCCTTATTCGGAAACATTAATGCAAGCAGAAATTCAGCTTAA
- a CDS encoding S8 family peptidase: MKKILLFCFLAGYSYTLAQTQLVFVYFKDKPNKASFYANPLSELSQKSLARRTTLGISLNDQDAPIEQSYIQNLQNLGFTVTDYSKWLNGAAVNATPAQITLLQAQSFVLSVESFARNSTPIVQPAPINKWKIPTNTQKILTNFEYGSGTEQIDQSNIRPLHLAGFTGNGISIAVIDTGFPTVNTGDAFLRLRNNNQIKGGYDFVAKSTDIYNSSLNAHGTTVLGVMGGYLENVFAGSAPDADFYLYRSENTTAEIPEEELYWIEAAEEADRKGVEIITTSLGYNVFDNPQYNYTYADLNGNTSFIARGAGIAAEKGIFVLAAAGNSGSGSWHYLLTPSDNAKVFTIGAVDSSGNSSPFSSYGPNSLGVIKPDGSTRGTATATVLGNTTYTTNGTSLATPIAAGGVACLLQAFPMMNRDQLKTKLRQTASLYPNHTDQMGYGILNFGSLYNSVLNTSEIVKKEKLALFPNPVKTILNIASENEINSLEIYDNLGRLLRKIDRQKSVKVDDFAKGVYYLKIQASDKVYYEKFIKE; this comes from the coding sequence ATGAAAAAAATTTTACTCTTTTGTTTCCTAGCAGGTTACTCTTATACCCTTGCACAGACTCAGCTTGTTTTTGTTTATTTTAAAGATAAACCCAATAAAGCTTCATTTTATGCCAATCCTCTTTCTGAACTTAGTCAAAAATCACTGGCCAGACGTACAACATTAGGAATCTCTCTTAATGATCAGGACGCCCCTATAGAGCAATCATATATACAAAATCTTCAAAACTTGGGATTTACCGTTACTGATTATTCGAAATGGCTTAATGGAGCGGCAGTAAATGCTACCCCTGCACAAATTACCCTTTTACAAGCACAGTCTTTTGTTTTGTCTGTAGAAAGCTTTGCCCGAAACAGTACTCCTATTGTACAGCCAGCTCCCATCAATAAATGGAAAATACCGACAAATACTCAAAAGATTCTTACCAATTTTGAATATGGTTCCGGTACAGAACAGATAGACCAGAGTAATATACGTCCTCTTCACCTGGCCGGTTTTACCGGGAACGGAATTTCTATTGCGGTTATTGATACCGGATTTCCTACCGTTAATACCGGAGATGCTTTTTTGAGACTACGAAACAACAACCAAATAAAAGGAGGCTATGACTTTGTCGCCAAATCTACTGATATCTACAATTCTTCACTAAATGCGCATGGCACAACCGTTTTGGGAGTTATGGGCGGTTATCTGGAAAATGTATTTGCCGGCTCAGCACCCGATGCTGATTTTTACCTATACCGCAGTGAAAATACAACGGCTGAAATTCCTGAAGAAGAACTCTATTGGATTGAAGCTGCTGAGGAAGCTGACAGAAAAGGTGTAGAGATCATTACAACCTCTCTTGGGTATAATGTTTTTGATAATCCACAGTACAATTACACTTATGCTGACCTAAACGGAAACACCTCTTTTATTGCAAGAGGAGCAGGAATTGCCGCTGAAAAAGGGATTTTTGTTCTTGCTGCAGCAGGAAATTCCGGAAGTGGTTCATGGCATTACCTTCTGACACCGTCAGACAATGCAAAAGTATTTACCATTGGTGCTGTAGATTCTTCAGGAAATTCTTCTCCTTTTTCATCTTACGGGCCTAATTCACTTGGAGTTATAAAACCGGATGGAAGCACAAGAGGGACTGCTACGGCAACTGTTTTAGGAAATACAACTTATACAACAAACGGAACTTCTCTTGCCACTCCCATTGCTGCTGGTGGCGTAGCCTGCCTTCTTCAGGCATTCCCTATGATGAACAGGGATCAGCTCAAAACAAAATTAAGACAAACAGCTTCACTTTATCCTAATCACACGGATCAGATGGGCTATGGTATTCTTAATTTCGGGAGTTTGTACAACAGTGTATTAAATACTTCTGAAATTGTTAAAAAAGAAAAATTGGCACTGTTTCCCAACCCTGTTAAAACTATCCTGAATATTGCATCAGAGAATGAGATCAATTCACTTGAAATTTATGATAACCTTGGAAGGCTGCTAAGAAAAATAGATCGCCAGAAGTCTGTAAAGGTTGATGATTTTGCTAAAGGGGTTTATTATCTGAAAATTCAGGCCAGTGATAAAGTGTATTATGAGAAGTTTATAAAGGAATAA
- a CDS encoding DegT/DnrJ/EryC1/StrS family aminotransferase → MKKIQMVDLQSQYYKIKNDVDNAVLNVMDSAAFINGPEVKSFQNELESYLDVKHVIPCANGTDALQIALMALDLKEGDEIITADFTFAATVEVIHLLKLKSVLVDVDYDTFTISTEALRKAITPKTKAIIPVHLFGQCANMEEILKIAEEHNLYVIEDNAQAIGAEYTFSDGTSKYAGTMATVGTTSFFPSKNLGCYGDGGAIFTNNDELAHRLRGIVNHGMYERYYHDEVGVNSRLDSIQAAVLRKKLPHLDSYNEARRKAADYYDEAFAGHENILTPQRSESSTHVFHQYTLRILNGKRNELQKFLTEKEIPAMIYYPVALRKQKAYFQESNAADFVNTDKLLDQVISLPMHTELDEEQLKYITDAVLEFMG, encoded by the coding sequence ATGAAAAAAATTCAGATGGTTGACTTGCAAAGTCAGTATTACAAAATAAAGAATGATGTAGACAATGCAGTTTTAAATGTAATGGATTCCGCGGCTTTTATCAACGGTCCTGAAGTAAAGTCTTTCCAGAATGAATTGGAGTCTTATTTAGACGTAAAACATGTTATTCCATGTGCTAATGGAACAGATGCATTACAGATTGCTCTTATGGCATTGGATCTTAAGGAGGGAGACGAGATTATCACTGCTGATTTTACCTTTGCAGCAACAGTAGAGGTAATTCATTTACTGAAATTAAAATCTGTTTTAGTAGATGTTGATTATGATACATTTACCATTTCCACTGAAGCGCTGAGAAAGGCGATTACGCCAAAGACAAAGGCGATTATTCCTGTACATTTGTTCGGACAGTGTGCTAATATGGAAGAAATCCTGAAAATTGCTGAAGAGCACAATTTATACGTAATTGAAGACAATGCACAAGCAATTGGTGCAGAATATACATTTTCTGACGGAACATCAAAATATGCCGGAACCATGGCAACTGTAGGTACAACTTCATTCTTCCCTTCCAAAAACCTTGGATGTTATGGAGACGGAGGGGCTATTTTTACCAATAATGATGAGCTGGCACACCGTTTAAGAGGAATCGTAAACCACGGAATGTACGAAAGATATTACCATGATGAGGTGGGAGTAAACTCTCGTCTGGACAGTATTCAGGCTGCGGTATTAAGAAAAAAATTACCACACCTGGATTCATACAATGAAGCGAGAAGAAAAGCTGCAGATTATTATGATGAGGCATTTGCTGGTCATGAAAATATTTTAACACCACAGAGATCTGAGAGTTCTACTCATGTATTCCATCAGTATACCTTGAGAATCCTGAACGGAAAACGTAATGAGCTTCAGAAATTCCTTACAGAAAAGGAAATTCCGGCAATGATCTATTATCCGGTTGCTTTAAGAAAACAAAAAGCCTATTTCCAGGAAAGCAACGCTGCTGATTTTGTGAATACAGATAAGCTTTTGGATCAGGTAATCTCTTTACCGATGCATACAGAATTAGACGAAGAGCAGTTGAAGTATATTACCGATGCTGTCCTTGAGTTTATGGGATAA
- the galE gene encoding UDP-glucose 4-epimerase GalE, whose product MAILVTGGLGYIGSHTVVELLNNGFEVVIVDDLSNSERFILNNIEEITGKKPVFYPFDLKRKELLNQVFDAHQIEGCINFAAFKAVGESQVKPVDYYENNLFSLINILQEFKEREISNFIFSSSCTVYGQADIMPIDENTPLKMPESVYGKTKQMGEEILIDFAKAYNRKISLLRYFNPIGAHSSAKLGELPIGIPNNLVPYVTQTAAGVREKLSVWGNDYPTEDGTAVRDYIYVVDLAKAHVAALKKLLEDSSNETVIDTYNLGTGKGSSVLEVVNAFEKANNVEVAYQICERREGDITIAYADPSKAERELGWKSETSLEESLKTVWEWQKYLNSRN is encoded by the coding sequence ATGGCAATACTTGTTACAGGAGGACTTGGATATATTGGTTCTCATACGGTTGTAGAACTACTCAATAATGGCTTTGAAGTTGTTATTGTAGATGATTTATCCAATTCGGAGAGGTTTATTTTAAATAATATTGAGGAAATTACAGGTAAGAAGCCCGTTTTTTATCCTTTTGATTTGAAGCGTAAAGAGCTTCTTAATCAAGTTTTTGATGCCCACCAAATTGAGGGATGTATTAATTTTGCAGCTTTTAAAGCAGTAGGAGAGAGCCAGGTAAAACCTGTTGATTATTATGAAAATAATCTGTTTTCTCTGATTAATATTCTACAGGAATTTAAAGAAAGAGAAATCTCAAACTTTATTTTCAGTTCATCATGTACCGTATACGGACAGGCTGATATAATGCCTATTGATGAAAATACCCCTTTAAAAATGCCTGAAAGCGTTTATGGGAAGACCAAGCAAATGGGAGAGGAGATCCTTATCGATTTTGCTAAGGCATATAACCGTAAAATATCTTTGTTAAGGTATTTTAACCCGATTGGGGCACATTCATCTGCAAAACTTGGAGAATTGCCTATAGGAATTCCTAATAATCTTGTTCCTTATGTAACGCAGACTGCTGCAGGAGTTCGTGAGAAATTAAGTGTTTGGGGTAATGATTATCCAACAGAGGATGGAACAGCAGTTCGTGATTATATCTATGTTGTAGACCTGGCCAAGGCGCACGTAGCAGCTTTAAAAAAACTATTGGAAGACTCATCTAACGAGACCGTAATTGATACTTATAACCTGGGAACAGGAAAAGGGTCATCTGTTCTGGAAGTGGTGAACGCATTTGAGAAAGCCAATAATGTAGAAGTTGCTTATCAAATCTGTGAAAGGAGAGAAGGAGATATTACCATTGCTTATGCAGATCCTTCTAAAGCAGAAAGAGAACTAGGCTGGAAATCTGAAACATCCCTGGAGGAATCCTTAAAGACGGTTTGGGAATGGCAAAAATACCTCAATTCGAGAAATTAA
- a CDS encoding methyltransferase domain-containing protein has product MAWNPEVYDQFKEERSAPFFDLLRLVESRTGISVIDLGCGTGELTSKLLDYLEDSKVLGIDSSEEMLEKAAQFRTSRLTFEKRSIEEQLHLGDTYDLIISNAAIQWCSNHKELFPRIISKIREGGQLAVQIPSNHEYVVHQLLRKIAGTEPYKNAYNNWERAYTVLTIEDYARILFENKGREITVFEKVFPHVLEDAEAVFTWASGTAMLPYIERLPDEMKEKFKNDYKQQLQNTFPESPVFYPFKRTFISAKF; this is encoded by the coding sequence ATGGCTTGGAATCCTGAAGTATATGACCAATTTAAAGAAGAGCGTTCAGCACCTTTTTTTGACCTGTTAAGACTTGTAGAATCAAGAACGGGAATATCCGTTATAGATTTGGGATGCGGAACAGGAGAGCTTACCTCAAAACTTTTGGACTATCTGGAAGATTCAAAGGTTTTAGGTATAGATTCTTCTGAGGAAATGCTTGAAAAAGCAGCCCAGTTCAGAACAAGCAGATTGACTTTTGAAAAAAGAAGTATTGAAGAACAGCTTCATTTGGGAGATACTTATGATCTGATTATCTCCAATGCTGCTATTCAGTGGTGCAGTAACCATAAAGAGCTTTTTCCAAGAATCATCAGTAAGATCAGGGAAGGTGGGCAACTGGCGGTGCAGATTCCCTCTAATCACGAATACGTGGTGCATCAGCTGCTCAGAAAAATAGCAGGTACCGAACCTTATAAAAATGCCTATAATAATTGGGAAAGAGCATATACCGTTTTGACCATTGAAGACTATGCCCGAATATTATTTGAAAATAAAGGAAGAGAAATTACTGTATTTGAGAAAGTATTCCCTCATGTTCTTGAAGATGCAGAAGCTGTATTTACCTGGGCTTCCGGAACAGCAATGCTTCCTTATATAGAAAGGCTTCCTGATGAAATGAAAGAAAAATTTAAAAACGATTATAAACAACAATTACAAAACACCTTCCCGGAATCACCGGTCTTTTATCCATTTAAAAGAACCTTTATTTCAGCGAAGTTTTAA
- a CDS encoding adenylyltransferase/cytidyltransferase family protein, which translates to MKTQRIGITFSSFDLLHAGHIKMLEEAKTVCDYLIVGLQIDPSHDRPNKNRPSQTIVERYIQLKAVNAVDEIVPYYTEEDLLDILKSFVIDVRIIGDDYMDRDFTGKQYCEEKGIEIFYNKRDHRFSTSDLRKRIYEAEKEKAERVETVK; encoded by the coding sequence ATGAAGACACAAAGAATAGGTATTACATTTTCCTCATTTGATTTATTACACGCAGGTCATATCAAAATGCTTGAAGAAGCAAAAACAGTGTGTGATTATCTGATTGTTGGATTGCAGATTGATCCATCTCATGACAGACCCAACAAAAACAGGCCAAGTCAGACGATCGTTGAACGTTATATTCAATTAAAAGCAGTAAATGCTGTAGATGAGATTGTTCCCTACTACACAGAAGAAGATTTGTTGGATATTTTAAAATCTTTTGTCATTGATGTAAGAATCATTGGTGATGATTATATGGACAGGGATTTTACAGGTAAACAATACTGTGAAGAAAAAGGAATTGAGATCTTTTATAATAAAAGAGATCACAGGTTTTCCACCAGCGATTTAAGAAAAAGAATCTACGAAGCTGAAAAAGAAAAAGCAGAAAGAGTAGAAACTGTAAAATAA